Proteins from one Malaya genurostris strain Urasoe2022 chromosome 2, Malgen_1.1, whole genome shotgun sequence genomic window:
- the LOC131431425 gene encoding V-type proton ATPase subunit e 2-like, translating into MGASALPIIIFSAIFGVIGIVLPIVAPKGPNRGIVQCVLILTAVTCWLFWLCCYMAQMNPLIGPKLHQNTILIMAREWGNPITGIEDWTPEHSDH; encoded by the exons ATGGGGGCTTCAGCATTACCGATTATTATTTTTTCGGCTATTTTTGGAGTGATCGGTATCGTTTTGCCGATCGTTGCTCCGAAAGGCCCGAACCGTGG AATTGTTCAATGTGTGTTAATTCTGACCGCTGTCACATGCTGGTTGtt TTGGCTCTGCTGCTATATGGCCCAAATGAACCCACTTATCGGCCCCAAACTGCACCAGAACACGATTCTTATTATGGCCAGAGAATGGGGCAACCCGATTACAGGCATTGAAGATTGGACTCCCGAGCACTCGGACCATTAA
- the LOC131430753 gene encoding sodium-independent sulfate anion transporter — translation MLIIGIHLSALQSTDIKIDHRAIRGLKHESDNSLRNPKSDMGLTQIENIVPGARWLRGYNAQYAVADLIAGITVGLTVLPQGLAYATLAGLEPQYGLYSAFVGGLVYALLGGCREVTIGPTALLALMTSRHTGYGGDSGPQFAILLCFLAGIVELLMAVLRLGALVDLISLPVTVGFTSATALIIGASQLKALLGIRGGSGAGFADTIQTVFQNIGSARMADTVLGFTSIAVLLALRKLKDVKTSPEAGQGRKAFGVACWLIATARNAILVLVTSLMAFYFDRQGEKPFVLTGTVRSGIPGFSIPPFSTQIPGANNTTIELSFADMTTELGVNVILVPVIAVLGNVAISKAFGGSGINPTKELIALSLSNICGSFFSSIPVTGSFSRSAVNHASGVKTPIGGIYTGALVLLALGLLTPYFQFIPKAALSAVIISAVIFMIEYEVIRPLWRCNKRELVPGAITFVLSLIVGVELGLLAGVLADLSFVVYRTARPILGVEVASTSSNIQYIIIRPRHSLLYFPAVEWVRNGISKAIKKHGSIPVVLDCRIVHEFDYTAAIGLGALNEELDAKKIPLLVLGPSEGIRIMLRETLKSTILEVNTEQDLEAALQDLKCEISKRELREVVTPLLSPTTDSQPTTRATVDE, via the exons ATGCTAATAATTGGTATACATCTAAGTGCCTTGCAATCTACGGATATAAAAATAGATCATCGAGCAATACGAGGCCTTAAACACGAAAGCGACAACAGCTTACGTAATCCAAAAAGCGACATGGGTCTTACACAGATAGAGAATATAGTACCGGGAGCCAGATGGCTTCGTGGATACAATGCACAATATGCAGTGGCTGACCTAATCGCGGGAATTACCGTGGGTCTTACCGTGTTACCACAGGGATTGGCTTACGCTACGCTAGCGGGGTTGGAGCCTCAG TATGGCCTATACTCGGCCTTTGTCGGTGGTTTAGTATATGCGCTGTTGGGTGGATGCCGCGAGGTGACGATCGGACCAACGGCACTGCTAGCGTTGATGACCAGTCGGCATACCGGATACGGTGGCGACTCTGGACCACAGTTTGCAATTCTGCTATGCTTTCTTGCTGGAATCGTTGAACTGCTGATGGCGGTTCTTAGGCTTGGGGCTTTGGTGGATCTGATATCATTGCCTGTGACGGTTGGATTCACGTCGGCTACAGCTCTCATCATAGGGGCGTCACAACTGAAAGCTCTTCTAGGAATTCGAGGGGGATCCGGTGCGGGATTTGCTGATACCATCCAAACCGTTTTCCAGAACATCGGAAGTGCTCGTATGGCGGACACTGTGTTGGGATTTACATCAATAGCAGTTTTGCTAGCCTTAAGA AAACTCAAAGATGTTAAAACATCTCCGGAAGCAGGCCAAGGACGGAAAGCCTTCGGTGTCGCGTGTTGGCTGATTGCGACGGCAAGAAATGCCATTTTGGTGCTAGTCACCAGTCTAATGGCTTTCTATTTCGACCGGCAGGGCGAAAAGCCTTTTGTACTGACCGGTACTGTGCGGAGTGGTATTCCTGGTTTTAGCATACCACCTTTTTCCACACAAATTCCAGGTGCCAACAACACTACAATCGAGCTTAGTTTTGCTGATATGACGACCGAACTTGGTGTGAACGTCATCTTGGTTCCGGTGATCGCGGTATTAGGTAACGTGGCGATCTCTAAGGCGTTCGGCGGTAGTGGGATCAATCCAACGAAGGAGCTGATTGCTTTATCACTAAGCAACATTTGCGGTTCATTCTTTAGTTCGATTCCTGTTACGGGATCATTCTCCAGAAGTGCCGTAAACCATGCTAGCGGGGTAAAAACTCCGATTGGCGGAATTTATACTGGTGCTCTTGTGTTGCTTGCTCTTGGACTTCTAACGCCATATTTCCAGTTCATACCGAAAGCAGCGCTTAGTGCGGTCATCATATCCGCAGTAATAttcatgattgaatatgaagTGATTCGACCGCTTTGGAGGTGTAATAAACGAGAGTTGGTACCAGGAGCTATCACGTTTGTGCTGAGTCTTATAGTTGGTGTTGAACTGGGGCTATTAGCCGGTGTATTAGCAGATTTGTCGTTCGTAGTATATCGCACTGCCCGACCGATTCTAGGCGTAGAAGTCGCCTCCACATCTTCAAATATCCAATACATCATCATCCGTCCACGACACAGTCTTCTCTATTTTCCCGCCGTGGAGTGGGTTCGAAATGGAATATCCAAAGCAATTAAAAAGCATGGTAGCATTCCAGTTGTGCTGGATTGTCGAATAGTTCATG AATTCGATTATACTGCGGCTATCGGTCTCGGTGCACTGAACGAAGAACTAGATGCCAAAAAAATTCCCCTGCTGGTATTGGGGCCATCTGAAGGAATTCGCataatgttacgcgaaacgctGAAGAGTACTATCTTGGAAGTAAACACTGAGCAGGACTTGGAAGCTGCACTACAAGATTTAAAATGTGAGATTAGCAAACGTGAACTGCGTGAAGTTGTGACACCTTTGTTATCTCCAACGACGGACAGTCAACCGACCACGAGAGCAACCGTAGATGAATGA